In Streptomyces sp. NBC_01439, the following are encoded in one genomic region:
- a CDS encoding MFS transporter gives MVAYTASVVGNGCFFLALGWAASRTAAPAEVSVVMAVGAVPRAVLMLGGGVIADRFSPHYVIIGSDMVRCAVILAAAAALALASPGLWLLVAVALVFGVADALFLPAVGALPARLADAEQVLRVQGMRSLAVRLGNSLGAPLAGLVMALSGPAAAFAVAGGLFALSLTLLFTVRIRALPVQKPDPETAAEGEAEGARGGKAAGMWQEMTSGLQYVRRQPLVRMLVLALVVVELGCVAPLSIGVVLLARDRDWGASGAGWTLGTFSIGAAVSALLLTTWGRLPRPGAFYIASLAAGSASIASLALAPSPLIAAALGAVGGLALGLNGGISYALVQSACHPGYLGRVMSLLSLASFGVGPLALPVFGAAAAGFGTAAAFTVFGAIAGLGAVTCIFSTDVRHAELPN, from the coding sequence GTGGTTGCCTATACCGCCTCGGTCGTGGGCAACGGCTGCTTCTTCCTGGCTCTCGGCTGGGCGGCGAGCCGGACTGCCGCACCAGCGGAAGTCAGTGTCGTCATGGCGGTCGGCGCCGTTCCCCGTGCCGTGCTCATGCTGGGCGGCGGAGTGATCGCGGACCGTTTCAGCCCCCACTATGTGATCATCGGCAGCGACATGGTGCGCTGCGCGGTGATCCTCGCCGCAGCGGCAGCGCTCGCCCTGGCGTCTCCGGGTCTTTGGCTGCTCGTCGCGGTCGCTCTTGTCTTCGGGGTGGCCGACGCCCTGTTCCTTCCCGCGGTGGGCGCGCTGCCGGCCCGGCTCGCCGACGCCGAACAGGTCCTGCGAGTCCAGGGCATGCGGTCCCTGGCGGTCAGGTTGGGCAACAGTCTGGGGGCGCCGCTCGCCGGCCTGGTGATGGCCCTGAGCGGACCCGCCGCCGCGTTCGCCGTCGCCGGCGGTCTCTTCGCACTGTCGTTGACCTTGCTCTTCACCGTGCGCATACGCGCTCTGCCCGTACAGAAGCCCGACCCGGAAACGGCGGCAGAGGGGGAGGCGGAGGGGGCACGAGGGGGCAAAGCTGCCGGAATGTGGCAGGAGATGACCAGTGGGCTGCAGTACGTGCGCAGACAGCCACTCGTCCGCATGCTCGTCCTTGCCCTGGTCGTCGTCGAACTCGGCTGCGTCGCCCCCTTGAGCATCGGAGTGGTGCTGCTGGCGCGTGACCGGGACTGGGGTGCGTCCGGTGCCGGCTGGACCCTCGGCACGTTCAGCATCGGAGCCGCTGTGAGCGCGCTGCTGCTCACGACCTGGGGCCGGCTGCCGCGCCCCGGTGCTTTCTACATCGCGTCGCTCGCTGCCGGTTCGGCCTCGATCGCCTCGCTCGCCCTGGCCCCGAGCCCCCTGATCGCGGCTGCCCTCGGAGCCGTCGGGGGCCTGGCCCTCGGACTGAACGGCGGCATCTCCTACGCCCTCGTGCAATCCGCTTGCCATCCCGGCTATCTGGGCCGGGTGATGTCCTTGTTGAGCCTTGCGAGCTTTGGTGTCGGGCCCCTGGCCCTACCGGTCTTCGGCGCTGCGGCGGCAGGCTTCGGAACGGCCGCGGCCTTCACCGTGTTCGGGGCAATCGCCGGCCTCGGCGCAGTGACCTGTATCTTCTCGACAGACGTCCGCCACGCCGAACTACCCAACTGA